gcaaaaacaaattagcaaaaacaaatcaacaaattaaattaaattatttaaaaataaaaaaaaaattactttactTTAGTTTTTTGGCCACAaccttgcaaaaaaaaaaaaacaaaaataattgaaaacgaaatttacgagtaattttaaagctagtcTTGAGTTTTGGCACATTggataaacaatatttttaaaatctttgctGAAAATTCAATCACTAACAGATAATAAATTCGAAAGCTAATTAAGAAAAACCTAATGAATCCTTGAACTTTTTAAGCACAGtaagtaatattattaattataccttaaatatttctatcgattgttaattaatatgcTTGATATTCAACAGTTGATTGAAAAGGAGAATATGAAAGCTGTAGTGTCAATGAATGAGGATTACGAATTAACCGCCTTCTCCAACGATGCGCCCAAATGGAAGGCTCTGGGAATTGAGTTCCTGCAACTGGCGACCACAGACATCTTCGAGTCACCCAACCAGGAGAAACTCTACCGTGGCGTGGAGTTCATGAATCGCTTTCTGCCATTGTCTAAGCGCATTTCCAAATTAAATAGCGCACAATATCCCGAAAATAATGGCACAATTTATGTTCATTGCAAGGCGGGAAGAACTCGTAGTGCCACCTTGGTGGGTTGCTATCTGATGCTGGTAAGTTGAACCATAAGTATATTCTAGTCC
The genomic region above belongs to Drosophila innubila isolate TH190305 chromosome 3R unlocalized genomic scaffold, UK_Dinn_1.0 2_E_3R, whole genome shotgun sequence and contains:
- the LOC117791423 gene encoding phosphatidylglycerophosphatase and protein-tyrosine phosphatase 1; its protein translation is MEMSATMLARVSFYPTLLYNVLMEKATSRNWYDRIDDNVILGALPFRTQANDLIEKENMKAVVSMNEDYELTAFSNDAPKWKALGIEFLQLATTDIFESPNQEKLYRGVEFMNRFLPLSKRISKLNSAQYPENNGTIYVHCKAGRTRSATLVGCYLMLKNGWTPDQAVDHMRQCRSHILLHTKQWDALRIFYANNVEDKS